A region of the Bacillota bacterium genome:
GCCCGAGCGGGGGCGGCATCGAGATCCGGTCGGACCGGCCGGCGGTGGGCGTCGCGCACGTCGCGCCGCTGGCGCAGGTGGTGGTGAGCGGCCGCAGGGACTTCAACCAGGGTGCCCTCAACGCCCGCCTGCTCGAGGCGGTTGCCCGCAAGGGGGTCAGCATCGACCTGATCCTGGTGAGCCCGCACCAGCTCATGTTCACCGTCCCTGAGCAGGCGGCCCCGCTGGTCCATGAGGCGGTGTCGGAGTTCGAGGACGTGGAGGTGGCCCTGACCGGCGGGCTGGCCAAGGTCTCGGTGGTGGGCGCCGGGATGCACGGCGTCCCCGGGGTGATGGCGCGCATTGCCCGGGCGCTGACGTCGGCCGGGATCGACATCCTGCAGACCTCGGACTCGCACGCCAGCATCTCCTGCCTGGTGGATGCCGAGCGGCTGCCCGACGCCATCCGGGCGCTGTTTTCCGAGTTCGATCTGGGGAGGGAGAGGTGAACGCAATGGCCACCGAAAGGTTTGGACGGCTGTTGACCGCGATGGTGACCCCCATGCGCCAGGACGGGAGCGTGGACTACGCCGCGGCCCAGGAGCTGGCGGTGCGCCTGGTGGAATCCGGGTCCGACGGGGTGGTGGTGTGCGGCACCACGGGGGAATCCCCGACGCTGTCGGACGACGAAAAGATCGGGATGTTCAAAGCCGTGGTGGATGCCATCGGCGGGCGGTCCGCCGTCGTGGCGGGCACCGGTTCCAACGACACCCGGCACAGCATCGAACTGACGAAGGTGGCCGAGAAGACCGGTGTGGACGCCATTCTCGCCGTCGTCCCGTACTACAACCGGCCGCCGCAGGAAGGGCTGTTCCGGCACTTCGAGGCCATTGCCAAATCCACGAGCCTGCCGGTGATCCTTTATAACATCCCTGGCCGCACCGGCCAGAACCTGGCGCCTGAGACCACCGCTCGCCTTGCCGCCATCGAAAACGTCGTGGCCCTGAAGGACTCATCGGGGAGCCTCGACCACGTCTCCCAGGTGCGCCGCCTTGCCGGGCCCGATTTTCTCATCTACAGCGGCGACGACAGCCTCACGCTGCCGATCCTGGCGGTCGGAGGGGCCGGCGTGGTCAGCGTCGCCTCCCATCTTGTCGGCCGGCGAATTCGAGATATGATTGAGGCGTTCATGGCTGGTAAAGTCGAACTCGCCCAGCGGATCCACCTGGAGATGTTCGCCCTGTTCAAGGCGCTGTTCGTCACCACCAACCCCATCCCCGTGAAGAAGGCGCTGCAGCTGGCGGGCATCAACACAGGACCTCTGCGCCCACCCCTGGTGGAGGCGACCGAGTCGGAGACGCGTCTCATCCGCCAGGCTATGATGGAGCTTGGCCTGATCGGGTAGGGCAAGTTCGCGTCCCTTTGGCTCCTCGGAGGTGTTAAGCGCGACAGATGGCATCAAACGGCCCCACGCTCCAGCTCATTCCTCTCGGCGGGCTGGGCGAGATCGGAAAGAACATGCTGGTTCTGGAGACGGAGAAGGACATCCTCATCATCGACGCCGGGGTGATGTTTCCCGAAGAGGAAATGCTGGGGATCGACCTCGTCATCCCCGACATGAGTTACATCCTCGAACGGCGCCACAAGGTCCGGGCCGTGGTGCTGACCCACGGGCACGAGGACCACATCGGCGCCCTCCCCTATCTCTTGCGGGAGATCCCGGTGCCGGTGCTGGGCACCCGCCTCACCCTGGGCTTGGTGAAGGCGAAGCTGGCCGAGCACCAGCTCGAAAACGAGCCCTCGTTCATCGAGGCGAAAGCGGGCGAGCGCTTTCGCCCGGGCGGCTACGAGGTGGAGTTCATCCACCTAAACCACAGCATACCGGGCGCCGTGGCCGTCGCGGCGCACACCCCCGTGGGGGTCGTGCTGCACGTGACGGATTTCAAGTTCGACCAGACGCCCATTGACGGGCGGCCCACCGACTACCACCGCCTGACGGAACTGGGCAAGCAGGGGGTCGTGGTGCTCCTTTCGGACAGCACCAACGCCGAACAGCCCGGGTGGACTCCTTCGGAGAAGAGCGTGGGACAGGCCTTCCTGGAGGCGTTTCGCAGGGCACCGGGGCGGGTGCTGGTAGCGACGTTTGCCACCAACGTTCACCGCATCCAGCAGGCCATCGACGCGGCGGTGGACACGGGGCGCCGTGTGGCGGTGGTGGGCCGAAGCATGGAGACCGTGGTAGGCATCGCAAGCGAGCTGGGTTATCTGAGGCTGCCCCCCGGGGTGCAGGTGAGCGCGGAGGAGATCGCGCACCAGCCCCACAACCGCCTGGTGATCCTGACCACGGGGAGCCAGGGGGAGCCCATGTCCGCCCTCTCCCGCATGGCGTCCGGCGACCACCGGCTGGTCAGCATCGTGCCGGGCGACACCGTCATCATCTCGGCCCACCCCATCCCGGGCAACGAGCGGCTGGTGGGGCGCACCATCAACCTGCTGTTCAAGCTGGGCGCCAACGTCATCTACGAACCGTTCGAGGGAATCCATGCCTCGGGGCACGCCAGCCAGGAGGAGCTGAAGCTTCTGCTGAGCCTGGTGCAGCCGCGCTTTTTCGTGCCCGTGCACGGGGAGTACCGCATGCTGGTGAAGCACGCCCGCCTGGCGCGGGAGGTCGGCATCCCGTCCGACCACATCTTCATCGTGGAAAACGGCGACGTGCTGGAGGTTACCCGGGACCGGGTGACTCGCCGGGCGAGCGTGCCGGCCGGTCAGGTTTTCGTGGACGGGCTGTCCGTGGGCGACGTCGGCAACGTCGTACTGCGGGATCGACGCCAGCTCGCCCAGGACGGCATCCTGGTCGTGGTGCTGACCGTGGACGCCCACACCGGCGAGCTTCTGGCGGGGCCCGAGCTGGTCTCCCGGGGCTTCGTCTACGTCAGGGAGTCGGAGGCGCTCCTGGAGGAGGCGCGCCAGCAGGCGCGCGCTGCCCTGCTGGCCGGCACCCGGCCGGGCGACGGCGCCGAGTGGGGAGCCATGAAGGCCAGAGTGCGGGAGTCCTTAGGCCAGTTCTTCTACGAGCGGCTCAAGCGGCGCCCCATGATCCTGCCCATCGTGGTCGAGGTCTAAAAGGCGGGCACACTACCTCCTGGTTGTCGGGCAGGCCCGGACGGCGTGGTGTACGGACAGGTCCGGACCCCTGACGGACAGGAGGGCGGCCTGCGTTGGAGTGGAACCCGGGCATCCCGCAAGGCCTGGGCGAGACGGGGGAGGGTGAAGCCGAACCGGGCGGTGGCGACGGCGCGGAGCGTCAGGCCCAGCAGCCTCCGGTCCCGGCCGCCGGCCCTCTCGAGTATTTGCGCCAGCTCGGACAGCTCTCGCCGGTTCCCTCGGGCGAGCAGGGCATCCACGTGCTGCCCATCATCGGGCAGGTGGAGGGCCACTTCAGCCTGCCCCCCAAGAGCAAGACGACCAAGTACGAGCACATCATCCCGCAGCTCGTGGCCGTGGAGCAGAGCCCCCGGGTCCAGGGCGTGCTCATCGTGCTCAACACGGTGGGCGGCGACATCGAGGCGGGGCTTGCCATCGCCGAGATGGTGCGTACCCTGTCCAAGCCCTCGGTTTCGGTCGTGCTGGGGGGCGGCCACTCCATCGGCATCCCCATCGCGGTGGCGGCCACCTATAGCTTCGTGGCCGAGACGGCCACCATCACCGTGCATCCGGTGAGGCTCTCCGGCGTGCTGGTCGGCATGCCGCAGGCGTACGAGTACCTGGACAAGATGCAGGACCGCATCATCCGGTTCATCGTGGACAACTCCCGAATCACCGAACAGAAGCTGCGGGAACTGATGTTCCGCACCGGCGAGCTGGTGCGGGACGTGGGAACCGTGCTGGTGGGGCGCGAGGCGGTCAACGTAGGGCTCATGGACGAGGTCGGTGGGCTCTCCCAGGCCATCACCAAGCTGCGCGAGCTTGTTGCCGAACGCCAGGGCGCCGGAGTGGGAGCAGATACCCGGTGATCCCTTACACCGTCCTGCCTGCCGAGTGGTTCGAACCGGGCCACGCGGCCGACGGGGAAGGTGACGGTCCGCAGTCACCGGCCGCGGGTGAGGGGGTGGCCGGTGCTCGCGTGGAACTCCCGCTGGGCCACTGGCACGGCGTCCCGGTGTGGGTGGAGGGGTACGTCGAACGCCCGGGGCGGCTCGTGGTGGAGCGGCTGATCACCACCGACCCCGACCTGTACCTGTGGCCGGCCCTTGCGCCCGGGAGGACGCTTCCTCTGGCATGAGAGCACCCCCGCCGGCTGCCATTCTCGTGAACGCTATCACAACCATGGTATAATGGCGCCGGCGGGCGGTGAAAAGGTGCACCTTTGGGACCGGCTGGAAGTTCGCCTGCTGGGAAGCGTCGCTATGGTTGCGCTGGGCATGAGCCTGGCCGGCTTCGGCTGGGATGCCTGGCGCCAGCGAGTGCAGGCCGAGCAGACCCTGACGGACCGGGCACGGGCCGTGACCAAGCAGTTCCTGGCGGTGCGCTCCTTTGTGGCTCAGTCCGAGACCGAGCGGCTGCAGGCGCAGGTCGGCGAGTTCCACCACCTCGATCCCGTCGCGGTGGCGCGGGTGGTCGGGGAGATCTTCGGGTCGAGTTCGTCGGCGCGGGTGCGGGAGGTCTGGGTTGGAGCCTCACTTCCGGCGCACATGCCCGATGCCGTGGAGCAGGCGGCGCTGGAGCGGTTCGCGCGGGATCCCGGAGTGGCCGAATTCGCGATGGTCGTAAACGGCGGGTCCGGCGAGGGGCCGGCCTCTCCGGCACCGCCGGGGAGGGCCGCGCCCTCCCGCCTCTTCCGGTACGTGGCGCCCATCTACCTGGAGGAGAACTGCCTGAGCTGCCACCAGGGCAGCGCCCTGTCGGCGCGCATCTCCGGAAGGCCTGCGGCAGTTGGGGACCTGATGGGGGCGATCAGCATCGCGGTGCCCATCGAGGCGTTCGAGGCCGGCGTGGCGTCTGCTATCCGGGGGCGGCTTCGCTTCACCGTCCTGCTGACGGGCCTGTCCCTCGTCGTGCTGGCCATCCTGCTGCGCCGGCAGGTGACCGCACCGCTGGGGCAGTTGACCGCCATGGCGGCGCGCTTTGCCACGGGGGACCTGACGCCGGCGCCGCCACCGAAGGGCGCGGCCGGCGAGACCGCCCTGCTCGCCTCGGTCATGAACTCCATGGCGGGGGCCCTCAAGGAGCTTTACACGGATCTGGAGGCCAGGGTCCAGGAGCGCACGCACCGGCTGAGCGAGGCCAACGCCCGCCTGCGCGAAAAGCAGGCGGAACTGGAGCGGGCCCAGCAGCTCCAGTCGGAGTTCCTGGCGACCGTCTCCCACGAGCTGCGCACCCCGCTCACCTCGATTCTGGCGTTCACGGAGCTGCTGATGGAGGAGGAGGGTGTCGCCGAAAACTCCCGCTTGCGCGAGTACCTGACGGATATCCGGGAGTGCGCGCAGCGCCTCTACAACCAGATCAACGACCTGCTGGACCTCGCCCGCATCGAGGCCGGGCTCATGCAGCTCAACCGGGAGCGGTTCGACGTGCGGGACGTGATCGACGCGGGGCTGCGCCGCATCGAGCCGATGGCGGCCCGCAAGGGCCTGCAGGTGGTGCGGGGCAGCCTGAGCGAGTCCGTCTGGGTGGAGGCGGACCGCAACCGGGTCGAGCAGGTCCTGATGAACCTCCTCTCCAACGCCGTCAAGTTCACGCCGCGGGGGTGGATCGCGGTGGAGGTGCTGCCGCCGGGCGAGCGGGAGCCGTTCGTGCAGGTGCGGGTGGCAGACAGCGGCATCGGCATCCGGCCCGAGCACCAGACCATCATCTTCGAGAAGTTCCGTCAGGTGGACAGTTCGGCGTCGCGGGAATACCCGGGATCCGGGCTTGGCCTGGCTCTAGCACGGC
Encoded here:
- a CDS encoding ATP-dependent Clp protease proteolytic subunit → MEWNPGIPQGLGETGEGEAEPGGGDGAERQAQQPPVPAAGPLEYLRQLGQLSPVPSGEQGIHVLPIIGQVEGHFSLPPKSKTTKYEHIIPQLVAVEQSPRVQGVLIVLNTVGGDIEAGLAIAEMVRTLSKPSVSVVLGGGHSIGIPIAVAATYSFVAETATITVHPVRLSGVLVGMPQAYEYLDKMQDRIIRFIVDNSRITEQKLRELMFRTGELVRDVGTVLVGREAVNVGLMDEVGGLSQAITKLRELVAERQGAGVGADTR
- the dapA gene encoding 4-hydroxy-tetrahydrodipicolinate synthase translates to MATERFGRLLTAMVTPMRQDGSVDYAAAQELAVRLVESGSDGVVVCGTTGESPTLSDDEKIGMFKAVVDAIGGRSAVVAGTGSNDTRHSIELTKVAEKTGVDAILAVVPYYNRPPQEGLFRHFEAIAKSTSLPVILYNIPGRTGQNLAPETTARLAAIENVVALKDSSGSLDHVSQVRRLAGPDFLIYSGDDSLTLPILAVGGAGVVSVASHLVGRRIRDMIEAFMAGKVELAQRIHLEMFALFKALFVTTNPIPVKKALQLAGINTGPLRPPLVEATESETRLIRQAMMELGLIG
- a CDS encoding ATP-binding protein, which gives rise to MHLWDRLEVRLLGSVAMVALGMSLAGFGWDAWRQRVQAEQTLTDRARAVTKQFLAVRSFVAQSETERLQAQVGEFHHLDPVAVARVVGEIFGSSSSARVREVWVGASLPAHMPDAVEQAALERFARDPGVAEFAMVVNGGSGEGPASPAPPGRAAPSRLFRYVAPIYLEENCLSCHQGSALSARISGRPAAVGDLMGAISIAVPIEAFEAGVASAIRGRLRFTVLLTGLSLVVLAILLRRQVTAPLGQLTAMAARFATGDLTPAPPPKGAAGETALLASVMNSMAGALKELYTDLEARVQERTHRLSEANARLREKQAELERAQQLQSEFLATVSHELRTPLTSILAFTELLMEEEGVAENSRLREYLTDIRECAQRLYNQINDLLDLARIEAGLMQLNRERFDVRDVIDAGLRRIEPMAARKGLQVVRGSLSESVWVEADRNRVEQVLMNLLSNAVKFTPRGWIAVEVLPPGEREPFVQVRVADSGIGIRPEHQTIIFEKFRQVDSSASREYPGSGLGLALARHLVEMHGGRIWVESEPGKGSTFTFTLPPAPSLPTVGEPSQSCAA
- a CDS encoding ribonuclease J, producing MASNGPTLQLIPLGGLGEIGKNMLVLETEKDILIIDAGVMFPEEEMLGIDLVIPDMSYILERRHKVRAVVLTHGHEDHIGALPYLLREIPVPVLGTRLTLGLVKAKLAEHQLENEPSFIEAKAGERFRPGGYEVEFIHLNHSIPGAVAVAAHTPVGVVLHVTDFKFDQTPIDGRPTDYHRLTELGKQGVVVLLSDSTNAEQPGWTPSEKSVGQAFLEAFRRAPGRVLVATFATNVHRIQQAIDAAVDTGRRVAVVGRSMETVVGIASELGYLRLPPGVQVSAEEIAHQPHNRLVILTTGSQGEPMSALSRMASGDHRLVSIVPGDTVIISAHPIPGNERLVGRTINLLFKLGANVIYEPFEGIHASGHASQEELKLLLSLVQPRFFVPVHGEYRMLVKHARLAREVGIPSDHIFIVENGDVLEVTRDRVTRRASVPAGQVFVDGLSVGDVGNVVLRDRRQLAQDGILVVVLTVDAHTGELLAGPELVSRGFVYVRESEALLEEARQQARAALLAGTRPGDGAEWGAMKARVRESLGQFFYERLKRRPMILPIVVEV
- a CDS encoding ACT domain-containing protein; this encodes PSGGGIEIRSDRPAVGVAHVAPLAQVVVSGRRDFNQGALNARLLEAVARKGVSIDLILVSPHQLMFTVPEQAAPLVHEAVSEFEDVEVALTGGLAKVSVVGAGMHGVPGVMARIARALTSAGIDILQTSDSHASISCLVDAERLPDAIRALFSEFDLGRER